From a single Alloactinosynnema sp. L-07 genomic region:
- a CDS encoding N-acetylmuramoyl-L-alanine amidase, which translates to MIPTKNFSSRGGATVRLIVAHTAEAARTAEALGNYFANVSRNSSSHVGIDHDGTVPYVDYDKAAWTLRSGNAISDNAELCAYAMMTRDQWLSTETISFWHPGLKRTVWVDNPRAILERTAQWIAERCRARGIPLRKLTPKQVAAGEAGVIGHIDWTLGMDDGSHVDPGDNFPWDHVMARAGAYFNNTEEDDMLDDERNAVISTHAAIFYKGGAQGDQSIIERLVEAQRNGRATLVKLDALAGVLSDDEANILAALRSDSAQDSQAVAEQLAPLLLEGGLLTRLSDEDIARVVERGADEQDRRARERANQEV; encoded by the coding sequence GTGATCCCGACGAAGAACTTCTCGTCCCGCGGAGGCGCGACGGTACGGCTGATCGTCGCGCACACGGCCGAGGCCGCGCGCACCGCCGAGGCGCTGGGCAACTACTTCGCCAACGTGTCGCGCAACTCGTCGAGTCACGTCGGCATCGACCACGACGGCACCGTGCCCTACGTCGACTACGACAAGGCGGCCTGGACCCTGCGGTCCGGCAACGCGATCAGCGACAACGCCGAACTGTGCGCCTACGCGATGATGACCCGCGATCAATGGCTCTCGACCGAGACGATCAGCTTCTGGCACCCCGGCCTGAAGAGGACGGTGTGGGTCGACAACCCGCGGGCCATCCTCGAACGCACCGCACAGTGGATCGCGGAACGGTGCCGTGCGCGCGGCATCCCGCTGCGGAAGCTCACCCCGAAGCAGGTCGCCGCCGGTGAGGCCGGGGTCATCGGGCACATCGACTGGACGCTCGGCATGGACGACGGCAGCCACGTGGACCCCGGCGACAACTTCCCGTGGGACCACGTCATGGCCCGGGCCGGGGCCTACTTCAATAACACCGAGGAGGACGACATGCTCGATGACGAACGGAACGCGGTGATTTCGACCCACGCGGCCATCTTCTACAAGGGTGGCGCGCAGGGCGATCAGTCCATCATCGAGCGCCTGGTCGAGGCGCAGCGCAACGGGCGCGCCACTCTGGTGAAGCTCGACGCGCTGGCCGGGGTCCTGTCCGACGACGAAGCAAACATCCTCGCCGCCCTGCGCTCTGACTCCGCCCAGGACTCGCAGGCCGTCGCCGAGCAGCTCGCGCCGCTGCTGCTCGAAGGCGGGCTGCTCACGCGGCTGTCCGATGAGGACATCGCACGCGTCGTGGAACGCGGAGCCGACGAGCAGGATCGCCGCGCCCGCGAGCGCGCCAACCAGGAGGTGTGA
- a CDS encoding DUF4082 domain-containing protein produces the protein MADYTAFPSATGPGSSVADSPVNLGVEFKVTSTAWLKGIRFWRADTDQDGSIQCRCYQVVTSSTGSAVSGSDGSFTLTGTGWQDVIYGTPIALTVEQRYKAICHFPSGLCFTANYFNAGGPAENGITNGPLHVFGTSTATGGFQGSYNYNSGLAYTDNGVATNYWVTPIVTDTDPAGHPPGNGTATLALSTSRTGVKVATGIGAAALALSASGAGIASRSGLAAAQLGLAASAAGVHRGTGARSSPLNLAASGIGHHRGVGARAAVLGLSASGALPGQDVDVVVGPLETRWAMVLDSGRWRMEEDA, from the coding sequence GTGGCCGACTACACGGCGTTCCCCAGCGCGACCGGACCCGGATCTTCGGTCGCCGACTCGCCGGTCAACCTGGGCGTCGAGTTCAAAGTCACCTCGACCGCCTGGCTCAAGGGGATCCGGTTCTGGCGCGCGGACACCGACCAGGACGGCTCGATCCAATGCCGCTGCTACCAGGTGGTGACCTCCAGTACCGGCAGCGCGGTGTCCGGATCGGACGGATCGTTCACACTGACCGGCACCGGGTGGCAGGACGTCATTTACGGCACACCGATCGCGCTGACCGTCGAGCAGCGGTACAAGGCGATCTGCCACTTCCCGTCCGGTCTGTGCTTCACCGCGAACTACTTCAACGCCGGTGGCCCGGCCGAGAACGGCATCACGAACGGGCCGCTGCACGTGTTCGGCACCAGCACGGCCACCGGCGGATTCCAGGGCAGCTACAACTACAACAGCGGCCTTGCCTACACCGACAACGGGGTCGCGACGAACTACTGGGTCACGCCCATCGTGACCGACACCGACCCCGCCGGGCATCCGCCCGGCAACGGCACCGCCACGCTCGCGCTGTCCACGTCGCGGACCGGCGTGAAAGTCGCAACCGGGATCGGCGCCGCGGCCCTCGCCCTGTCCGCGTCGGGTGCGGGCATCGCGAGTCGGAGCGGTCTTGCCGCCGCCCAGCTCGGCCTCGCCGCGTCCGCTGCGGGTGTCCACCGCGGCACCGGCGCCCGCTCCTCCCCGCTGAACCTGGCGGCATCGGGCATCGGGCATCATCGTGGCGTCGGTGCCCGCGCGGCGGTACTTGGTCTGTCGGCGTCGGGCGCGCTGCCGGGCCAGGATGTCGACGTGGTGGTCGGCCCGCTGGAGACCAGGTGGGCCATGGTCCTGGACTCGGGCCGGTGGCGGATGGAGGAGGACGCATGA